From a single Pasteurella atlantica genomic region:
- a CDS encoding MltR family transcriptional regulator yields the protein MASQDNFIEKLSDAPSLRGFLALSVNQFSHAVEQLINRVFRKKDFVVESVVNSLFEHQGPLAELPVRLKVLVSLGAISMEVFQDINLFIELKEYLSNEVEEFAFSDPKIIDFIKKLHHIDLTIILALLKQQPALNNNNPIQYQMQQARLDKMIRSTLILAVSSISEKLDIESPL from the coding sequence ATGGCATCTCAAGATAATTTTATTGAAAAACTGAGCGATGCACCTTCATTAAGAGGGTTTCTCGCTCTTTCGGTTAACCAATTTTCTCACGCTGTTGAGCAATTGATTAACCGTGTTTTTCGTAAAAAAGACTTTGTGGTTGAATCTGTGGTTAATTCGCTCTTTGAACATCAAGGTCCACTCGCTGAATTACCTGTCAGATTAAAAGTCCTAGTTAGTTTAGGTGCTATTTCTATGGAAGTTTTTCAAGATATTAATCTTTTTATTGAATTAAAAGAATACCTAAGTAATGAAGTTGAAGAATTTGCTTTTTCAGATCCTAAAATTATTGATTTTATAAAAAAACTTCATCATATTGATTTAACTATTATCTTAGCGTTACTTAAACAACAACCAGCTTTAAATAATAACAATCCGATACAATATCAAATGCAACAAGCCCGTCTTGATAAAATGATCCGCTCCACTCTTATTTTAGCGGTAAGTAGTATTAGTGAAAAACTAGATATTGAGAGTCCTTTGTAA
- a CDS encoding paraquat-inducible protein A has translation MKQDLTYLQRCKECDITVKIAKTDHNHTACCPNCNKVLHQGHSWKLIKCTIIAISILILLPFALTFPLMRIDLLGMPVYASVWGGIWKMAISGYAITAFMVLICAVIMPCLFASLVVTLAIQRLLKQRPKYTLLLLTKIQPWVMLDVYFVALAVAAFKVHEYADLHFDIYLSAFVITTLLTTLLFIKINPQQLWSDFYPEYHTLPPAHPCSPTLCAECEYTFDENIIDLKGRLRCPRCESKLTISDSIKLQRVWATLVAGTIMLIPANILPISITNSAGSISADSLISGVLLFIEMGSYLVAMIVFVASILVPFSKIIIITYLLLAIHYRFKHNIHFQLKLLHYVHFVGRWSMLDLFVLALMMSLVERGQIISFSVGSAAVFFGAAVFLTMISSSNLDAKMLWKIHKKHKEQNKRVDVE, from the coding sequence ATGAAACAAGACTTAACTTACTTACAACGTTGCAAAGAGTGTGATATCACAGTAAAAATTGCAAAAACTGACCATAATCATACCGCTTGTTGCCCGAATTGTAATAAAGTGTTACATCAAGGACATAGCTGGAAGCTCATTAAATGCACAATTATTGCTATCTCTATTCTTATTTTACTTCCTTTTGCATTAACCTTTCCCCTAATGCGTATTGATTTATTAGGAATGCCAGTCTATGCCTCTGTTTGGGGAGGCATTTGGAAAATGGCTATTTCTGGCTATGCGATTACTGCCTTTATGGTACTTATCTGTGCTGTGATTATGCCTTGCCTTTTTGCCTCACTGGTTGTTACATTAGCAATACAACGTTTATTAAAACAACGCCCCAAATATACATTACTGCTACTAACCAAAATTCAACCCTGGGTAATGCTAGATGTTTATTTTGTTGCTTTAGCTGTAGCTGCATTTAAAGTACACGAATATGCAGATTTACATTTTGATATTTATCTCTCTGCTTTTGTTATCACAACCCTACTAACTACACTATTATTTATCAAAATCAATCCTCAACAATTATGGTCTGATTTTTATCCTGAATATCATACCCTACCTCCAGCTCACCCTTGTTCACCCACACTTTGTGCAGAATGCGAATATACCTTTGATGAAAACATCATTGATTTAAAAGGGCGATTACGTTGCCCACGTTGTGAAAGTAAATTAACTATTTCTGATAGTATAAAATTACAACGAGTTTGGGCAACACTAGTTGCTGGTACTATAATGCTTATTCCAGCAAATATTTTACCTATTTCAATCACCAATTCGGCAGGTTCAATTTCTGCAGACTCTCTTATTTCAGGCGTTCTACTATTTATAGAAATGGGAAGCTACTTAGTCGCAATGATTGTTTTTGTTGCGAGCATCCTAGTTCCTTTCAGTAAAATTATCATTATCACTTATTTATTATTGGCGATTCACTATCGTTTTAAACACAATATTCACTTTCAATTAAAGCTACTGCACTATGTTCATTTTGTAGGACGCTGGTCTATGTTAGATTTATTTGTGCTTGCTTTAATGATGTCGCTCGTAGAACGAGGACAAATCATCAGTTTTTCTGTCGGCAGTGCTGCTGTATTCTTTGGTGCCGCCGTCTTTTTAACAATGATTTCATCATCAAATTTAGATGCCAAAATGTTATGGAAAATACACAAGAAACATAAAGAACAAAATAAGCGGGTAGATGTTGAGTAA
- a CDS encoding ISAs1 family transposase, protein MTNNFITHFSIIKDPRIERCKKHALIDILFLSICAVLSGAEGWEDIEDFGHVKLDWLRRYLPFHNGIPKHDTIARVMSRLEPEAIQTCFINWVKELITEVDGEIIAIDGKSARGSFSTKNRKDSLHMVSAWSCENGLVLGQQKVEGKSNEITAIPKLLDLLDVKGATITLDAMGCQHAIINKIHSKGADYVVSLKGNQGQLNKEVKAWFHKCHREQFANVGHSIYEHITSGHGRIEERRCIQLEIDKNWLTEHKKWANIQTVICIEAKCHIGEKVTIENRYYISSLSLNAERLNSIIRNHWAIENSLHWTLDMTFHEDNSRIRRGNAAEVMNAFRKLALNIVKTDTTRKASMKRKLKMAALDDNFRAQLLLNIN, encoded by the coding sequence ATGACAAATAATTTTATTACTCACTTTTCAATTATCAAAGATCCTAGAATTGAACGATGTAAAAAGCATGCACTTATAGATATTTTATTTCTATCTATCTGTGCAGTCCTATCTGGTGCAGAAGGTTGGGAAGATATAGAAGACTTCGGTCACGTAAAACTAGACTGGTTGAGACGTTATTTACCTTTTCATAATGGAATTCCTAAACATGATACTATAGCAAGGGTAATGAGTCGCTTAGAACCTGAAGCTATTCAAACTTGTTTTATCAATTGGGTTAAAGAACTCATAACAGAAGTAGATGGAGAAATTATTGCCATTGATGGAAAAAGTGCAAGAGGCAGTTTTTCTACAAAAAATAGAAAAGATAGTCTACATATGGTTAGTGCTTGGAGTTGTGAAAATGGCTTAGTGTTAGGACAACAAAAAGTAGAGGGTAAATCAAATGAAATTACAGCAATCCCTAAACTATTAGATTTACTTGATGTAAAAGGAGCCACTATTACACTTGATGCAATGGGATGTCAGCATGCTATTATCAATAAGATTCATTCTAAAGGTGCGGATTATGTGGTGTCATTAAAAGGTAATCAAGGACAGTTAAATAAAGAAGTTAAGGCTTGGTTTCACAAATGTCATAGAGAACAGTTTGCAAATGTTGGTCATTCTATTTATGAGCATATTACTAGTGGTCATGGACGAATAGAAGAGCGAAGATGTATTCAATTAGAAATTGATAAAAATTGGCTTACAGAACATAAAAAATGGGCGAATATCCAAACCGTAATTTGTATAGAAGCTAAATGCCATATTGGTGAAAAAGTGACAATAGAAAACCGTTATTATATAAGTTCTCTTAGCCTTAATGCAGAAAGATTAAATAGTATTATTCGTAATCATTGGGCGATAGAAAATAGCTTACACTGGACTTTAGATATGACTTTCCATGAAGATAATTCAAGGATTAGGCGAGGGAATGCAGCTGAGGTAATGAATGCTTTTAGAAAACTAGCATTAAATATTGTTAAAACTGATACAACTCGTAAAGCAAGTATGAAACGTAAGCTAAAAATGGCTGCATTGGATGATAATTTTAGAGCTCAATTACTTCTAAATATAAATTAA
- the yceD gene encoding 23S rRNA accumulation protein YceD, which produces MKKVKLPLTINPKKDAQHRMDYKGFFLKDALGRLDELVGNVQSDAQVTLSLDIDSQGLTVMKGTANVEVELECQRCGNPFSQVLDCTFSFSPVSNMNQADNLPEIYEPLELNEFGEINLLDAIVDEFILNLPLVPKHNYEHCEVSVAEQVFGEIPDEEEEKPNPFAVLANLKK; this is translated from the coding sequence ATGAAAAAGGTAAAACTACCCCTAACAATTAATCCTAAAAAAGATGCGCAGCATCGTATGGACTACAAAGGTTTTTTTCTAAAAGATGCTTTAGGTCGTTTGGATGAACTTGTTGGTAATGTGCAAAGTGATGCACAAGTTACACTTTCGCTTGATATTGATTCTCAAGGCTTGACGGTGATGAAAGGCACCGCAAATGTTGAAGTAGAGTTAGAATGTCAGCGTTGTGGTAACCCATTTTCACAAGTACTCGACTGTACGTTTAGTTTCAGTCCAGTATCTAATATGAATCAGGCGGACAATTTGCCCGAAATTTATGAACCACTTGAATTAAATGAATTTGGTGAAATAAATTTACTAGATGCTATTGTGGATGAATTTATTCTCAATTTACCCCTAGTCCCGAAACATAATTATGAACACTGTGAAGTGTCCGTGGCGGAGCAGGTTTTTGGTGAAATTCCTGACGAGGAAGAAGAAAAACCAAATCCGTTCGCCGTATTAGCTAACTTAAAAAAATAA
- the rpmF gene encoding 50S ribosomal protein L32, with product MAVQKSKKTRSRRGMRRSHDALTTAAVSVDARGETHLRHHVSEDGFYKGRKIK from the coding sequence ATGGCTGTTCAAAAAAGTAAAAAAACTCGTTCAAGACGTGGTATGCGTCGTTCACATGATGCATTAACAACTGCAGCAGTATCAGTAGATGCTCGTGGTGAAACTCATTTACGTCATCACGTAAGTGAAGATGGTTTCTACAAAGGTCGTAAAATTAAGTAA
- a CDS encoding beta-ketoacyl-ACP synthase III, translating into MYSRILATGSYLPAQVRTNAELEKMVETSDEWITQRTGIKERRIAAENETVATMGYEAAKKSLEMANIDPNEIGLIIVATTTSSHAFPSSACQVQQMLGIKDTIAFDLAAACSGFVYGLSVADQFIKTGQVKKALVVGSDLFSRTLDPKDRTTVILFGDGAGAVILEASEEAGILSTHLHANGDNAQVLMLENQGRIAQSDPAYLEMQGNETFKIAVRELANVVEETLEYNQLKRDQIDWLIPHQANLRIISATARKLKMGLDQVVLTLDRHGNTSAASIPAALDEAVRDGRIQRGQTLLLEAFGGGLTWGSALIRF; encoded by the coding sequence ATGTATAGCAGAATTCTAGCAACAGGTAGCTATTTACCTGCGCAGGTACGCACCAATGCAGAACTTGAAAAGATGGTGGAAACCTCTGATGAGTGGATTACGCAACGCACAGGCATTAAAGAGCGTCGTATTGCTGCAGAAAATGAAACAGTTGCCACAATGGGTTATGAAGCAGCAAAAAAATCATTGGAAATGGCGAACATTGATCCTAATGAGATTGGCTTAATTATTGTGGCAACTACTACATCCAGCCACGCTTTTCCAAGTTCTGCTTGTCAGGTTCAGCAAATGTTGGGCATTAAAGATACGATTGCCTTTGATTTGGCGGCTGCGTGTTCAGGCTTTGTGTATGGATTAAGTGTTGCCGATCAATTTATTAAAACTGGGCAAGTGAAAAAAGCATTAGTCGTAGGTTCCGATCTATTCTCTCGAACTTTAGATCCAAAGGATCGTACAACGGTTATTTTATTTGGCGATGGTGCTGGTGCTGTGATTTTAGAAGCATCGGAAGAAGCGGGTATTTTATCTACTCATTTACACGCTAATGGTGATAATGCTCAAGTATTAATGCTTGAAAATCAAGGTCGTATTGCACAAAGTGATCCTGCGTATTTAGAAATGCAGGGCAATGAGACGTTCAAAATTGCGGTTCGAGAATTGGCTAATGTAGTGGAAGAAACCCTTGAATATAATCAGTTAAAGCGGGATCAAATTGATTGGTTAATTCCACATCAAGCCAATTTACGTATTATTTCAGCCACAGCACGCAAATTAAAAATGGGGTTAGATCAAGTTGTTTTAACCTTAGACCGTCACGGTAATACATCAGCGGCCTCTATTCCTGCCGCTCTTGATGAAGCGGTACGAGATGGACGTATTCAACGTGGACAAACGCTATTATTAGAGGCATTTGGCGGTGGTTTAACTTGGGGTTCAGCCTTAATTCGTTTTTAA
- the trmB gene encoding tRNA (guanosine(46)-N7)-methyltransferase TrmB has protein sequence MTQQTLADKKRKTVEQAEFTEDGRYKRKVRSFVLRTGRMSEYQRNTMNNNWTTFGLDYQTTPFDFKTIFGNDNPVILEIGFGMGKSLVEMAEQNPDKNYIGIEVHTPGVGACIAYAVEKQVKNLRVICHDATEILRDSISDHSLAGLQLYFPDPWHKTKHHKRRIVQSEFIVKILHKLTANGFIHFATDWQNYAEHMLEVLQQFESELENQSPTNDYIPRPDFRPLTKFEERGKNLGHGVWDLYFIKK, from the coding sequence ATGACACAACAAACTTTAGCAGATAAAAAACGTAAAACAGTGGAGCAGGCTGAGTTTACTGAAGATGGACGTTATAAACGTAAAGTTCGTAGCTTCGTACTGCGTACAGGGCGAATGAGCGAATATCAACGTAACACAATGAATAATAACTGGACAACCTTTGGGCTAGATTACCAAACCACTCCCTTTGATTTTAAAACTATTTTTGGAAATGATAACCCTGTTATTTTAGAAATTGGTTTTGGAATGGGTAAATCTTTAGTTGAAATGGCAGAGCAAAATCCAGATAAAAATTATATTGGAATTGAAGTTCATACACCGGGTGTGGGGGCTTGTATTGCTTATGCGGTGGAAAAGCAAGTGAAAAACTTACGTGTGATCTGTCACGATGCAACGGAAATTTTACGAGATAGTATTTCAGATCACTCATTGGCAGGTTTACAACTCTATTTCCCTGATCCTTGGCATAAAACAAAACATCATAAACGCCGTATTGTTCAATCAGAATTTATTGTAAAAATCTTACATAAACTAACCGCTAATGGCTTTATTCATTTTGCTACGGATTGGCAAAATTATGCAGAGCATATGTTGGAAGTCTTGCAACAGTTTGAGTCAGAATTAGAAAATCAATCCCCTACTAATGATTATATTCCACGTCCAGATTTTCGCCCTTTAACCAAATTTGAAGAGCGAGGAAAAAATTTAGGGCACGGTGTATGGGATTTGTATTTTATTAAAAAATAA
- a CDS encoding DUF4184 family protein: MPFTFSHPAIVLPLKNILGRHVSLIALIIGSLTPDFEYFLRMKMYGEYGHTFYGVLGFDLPLGIILYLIFHRIIKKPLIENSPRFIQGRLAIFKNDDGFGYFKRHYFIVIFSIIIGAYSHLFWDLFTHHNTCLVNYFELHQTIANTTIPFFKLLQHLSSVVGMLFIFSYLLMMKQAPCQYTQPKLSFWFKMIIFASSIFIIRIYFLQNLTQYGDIIVSGITSGIVALIIVCLNEKLKIKKSP; the protein is encoded by the coding sequence ATGCCATTTACTTTTTCACATCCTGCGATTGTGCTACCGCTAAAAAATATTTTAGGGCGTCACGTCTCATTAATTGCTCTGATTATTGGTAGTTTAACACCCGATTTTGAATATTTTTTAAGAATGAAGATGTATGGCGAATATGGACACACATTTTATGGGGTACTAGGGTTTGATTTGCCTTTAGGTATTATTTTATACCTTATTTTTCATCGCATTATAAAAAAACCATTAATAGAAAATTCTCCTCGATTTATTCAAGGTCGTTTAGCCATATTTAAAAATGATGATGGGTTTGGCTACTTTAAACGACATTATTTTATTGTTATTTTTTCTATTATTATTGGGGCTTATTCACACTTATTTTGGGATCTATTTACTCATCATAATACTTGTTTGGTTAATTACTTTGAACTTCATCAAACTATTGCTAACACGACTATTCCTTTTTTCAAATTATTACAACATTTGAGCAGTGTTGTTGGGATGTTATTTATATTTAGTTACTTATTAATGATGAAACAAGCACCCTGCCAATATACTCAACCTAAATTAAGTTTCTGGTTTAAAATGATAATATTCGCAAGCAGCATTTTTATAATAAGAATATATTTTCTGCAAAATTTGACTCAATATGGGGATATTATCGTTAGTGGAATAACATCAGGAATAGTTGCATTAATAATAGTGTGCTTAAATGAAAAGCTGAAAATAAAAAAATCGCCTTAA
- a CDS encoding sulfite exporter TauE/SafE family protein: MSVTLFIAFIVLGAVSGMLAGLFGIGGGMVIVPALVYLLPKMGIPDQLIMSMALGISFSTIVVNTFSAAQHHHKFGNIDFSVAKFFIPPLMIMGFLTTSIVTGLPKHIITKAFAILMLYLSIKMFLSIKKSQKVTKELTKSSMIIAGGTIGVLASIGGIAGGGFTVPFLENRGLPLKKAIGTSALCGCLLGLTGMFSFIFHGYNAPNLPDYSLGYVYLPALLCIVSISFFTSKLGARLTTKLPVSILKKAFALLLIGIAINMFFKY; encoded by the coding sequence ATGTCAGTAACACTCTTTATTGCATTTATAGTACTAGGTGCAGTATCTGGAATGTTAGCAGGGTTATTTGGTATTGGAGGCGGAATGGTTATCGTTCCTGCCTTAGTTTATTTGTTGCCTAAAATGGGGATTCCAGATCAATTGATTATGTCAATGGCTCTTGGTATCTCTTTTTCTACTATTGTAGTCAATACCTTCTCTGCTGCTCAACACCACCATAAATTTGGTAATATTGATTTTTCAGTGGCAAAATTTTTTATTCCACCTTTGATGATTATGGGCTTTTTAACAACTTCAATAGTAACAGGCTTACCCAAGCATATTATTACCAAAGCTTTTGCTATATTAATGCTTTATTTATCGATAAAAATGTTTTTATCAATAAAAAAATCCCAAAAGGTAACAAAAGAATTAACCAAATCATCAATGATAATTGCAGGGGGAACTATTGGGGTTTTAGCAAGTATTGGTGGCATTGCGGGTGGTGGTTTTACCGTCCCTTTTTTAGAAAATAGAGGGCTTCCTCTCAAAAAAGCGATTGGCACGTCCGCATTATGTGGTTGTTTGCTCGGCTTAACAGGAATGTTTAGCTTTATTTTTCACGGCTATAATGCCCCTAATTTACCTGATTATTCATTAGGTTATGTTTATTTACCCGCTTTGCTATGTATTGTCTCTATTTCATTTTTTACCTCAAAATTAGGGGCAAGATTAACGACAAAATTACCCGTAAGCATATTAAAAAAGGCATTTGCATTATTGTTAATTGGCATTGCAATTAATATGTTTTTTAAATACTAA
- the lgt gene encoding prolipoprotein diacylglyceryl transferase — protein MYENYLIYPNIDPIIFQIGPLALRWYGLMYLIGFAFAYWLGTRRAKKSNGLWTVEQVDQLLYNGFFGVILGGRIGDVFFYSFDKLLQDPLYLFRIWEGGMSFHGGLIGVIIAMLWTARRQKHTFWETADFAAPLIPFGLGMGRLGNFINGELWGRTTDVPWAMIFPHVDYQPRHPSQIYEFLLEGVLLFTILNFFIRKPRPLGAVSGLFLLCYGIFRFIVENFREPDMSLTLDLGIITRGQTLSLPMIVLGILIMVIAYKRNKK, from the coding sequence ATGTACGAAAATTATTTAATTTATCCAAATATCGATCCAATTATCTTTCAAATCGGTCCTCTTGCGTTACGATGGTACGGTTTAATGTATCTTATTGGTTTTGCTTTTGCCTATTGGTTAGGTACTCGCAGAGCCAAAAAATCTAATGGCTTATGGACAGTTGAGCAAGTCGATCAATTGCTTTATAACGGATTTTTTGGTGTTATATTAGGTGGTCGAATTGGTGATGTATTCTTCTATAGCTTTGATAAACTTCTTCAAGACCCTCTTTATCTATTCCGTATTTGGGAAGGAGGAATGTCGTTTCACGGTGGTTTGATTGGGGTAATCATTGCAATGCTTTGGACAGCTCGTCGCCAAAAACATACATTTTGGGAAACCGCTGATTTTGCCGCACCACTGATCCCTTTTGGTTTAGGAATGGGGCGATTAGGTAACTTTATTAATGGTGAATTATGGGGAAGAACTACTGATGTGCCTTGGGCAATGATTTTCCCACACGTTGATTATCAACCACGCCATCCATCGCAAATTTATGAATTTTTACTCGAAGGCGTGCTGTTATTTACAATTTTAAATTTCTTTATCCGTAAACCTCGCCCGCTTGGAGCTGTATCAGGGCTATTCTTACTGTGCTATGGTATTTTCCGCTTTATCGTTGAAAATTTCAGAGAACCAGATATGAGCCTAACCCTTGATTTAGGTATCATCACGCGTGGACAAACATTGTCACTACCGATGATTGTTTTGGGAATTTTAATTATGGTTATTGCTTATAAACGCAACAAAAAATAA
- a CDS encoding class I SAM-dependent DNA methyltransferase, whose product MAVQSFLSNLDNTLWNAADKLRNNLDAANYKHIVLGFIFLKYVSDTFTAHQAKLLTQFQDPNDELYLDPEFFDESMQQSELNQREYYTKDNIFWVPEKARWETIKSLCNTNIGDELPWGSKFKGVALLIDDAFEAIEQENPKLKGVLQRIASFGVAENTLIGLVNTFSDTNFTTPTHNGEPIHLHAKDILGHVYEYFLGQFALAEGKKGGQYFTPKSIVTLIVEMLEPYQGRIYDPAMGSGGFFVSTDKFIQSHSGNRNAISIYGQESNPTTRKLAVMNMAIRGIDFDFGNRNEDTLKNPLHIDKKMDFIMANPPFNIKEWWSESLADDPRWKFGTPPESNANFAWLQHMIYHLSEKGKMALLLANGSMSSQTNNEGEIRKNIINSDLIDCMVALPGQLFTNTQIPACIWFLNKNKTRKGEVLFIDARNIGYMKDRVLRDFSDDDIQKIADTYHKWQQSTDYEDIAGFCKSTTLNDIADNNFVLTAGRYVGAEEIEDDGIPFAEKMQNLTACLRKQFAQGQELEQQIEQNLKSLGF is encoded by the coding sequence ATAGCTGTACAATCCTTTCTTAGCAACCTTGATAACACACTTTGGAACGCTGCCGACAAACTTCGCAATAATTTAGACGCTGCCAACTACAAACATATCGTTCTCGGTTTTATCTTCCTAAAATACGTCTCCGACACCTTTACCGCCCACCAAGCCAAACTATTAACACAATTTCAAGATCCTAATGACGAGCTTTATTTAGATCCTGAATTTTTTGATGAATCAATGCAACAAAGCGAACTCAATCAGCGTGAATATTACACCAAAGATAATATTTTCTGGGTGCCTGAAAAAGCCCGTTGGGAGACCATAAAATCCCTGTGTAACACAAATATCGGTGATGAATTACCGTGGGGAAGCAAATTTAAAGGGGTAGCGTTACTGATTGATGACGCTTTTGAAGCCATTGAACAAGAAAATCCCAAACTCAAAGGGGTATTGCAACGTATCGCCAGTTTTGGGGTGGCAGAGAACACGCTGATCGGCTTAGTTAATACCTTTTCAGATACCAACTTTACCACGCCAACCCACAATGGCGAACCGATCCACCTACACGCCAAAGATATTCTCGGACACGTTTATGAATATTTTTTAGGACAATTTGCCCTTGCGGAAGGTAAAAAAGGCGGACAATATTTCACCCCAAAATCTATCGTAACCTTAATTGTTGAAATGCTCGAACCTTATCAAGGACGCATTTACGACCCAGCAATGGGCAGTGGCGGATTTTTTGTATCAACCGATAAATTTATTCAATCCCACTCGGGCAACCGCAACGCCATTTCAATTTATGGGCAAGAATCCAACCCAACCACACGCAAATTAGCGGTAATGAATATGGCAATTCGTGGCATTGATTTTGACTTCGGCAATCGCAACGAAGACACCCTAAAAAATCCGTTACATATTGATAAAAAAATGGATTTCATAATGGCAAATCCACCTTTTAATATCAAAGAATGGTGGAGCGAAAGTTTGGCGGACGATCCACGCTGGAAATTTGGCACACCGCCAGAAAGCAACGCCAACTTTGCGTGGCTTCAACATATGATTTACCACCTATCCGAAAAAGGCAAAATGGCACTACTACTCGCCAACGGCTCAATGAGTAGCCAAACCAACAACGAGGGGGAAATCCGCAAAAATATCATTAACTCTGATTTGATTGATTGTATGGTTGCCTTACCGGGGCAACTGTTCACCAACACCCAAATTCCAGCCTGTATCTGGTTTTTAAACAAAAATAAAACCCGCAAAGGCGAAGTGCTGTTTATTGACGCTCGCAATATCGGTTATATGAAAGACCGTGTACTACGAGATTTTTCTGATGACGATATCCAAAAAATCGCCGACACCTATCACAAATGGCAACAATCCACCGATTATGAAGATATCGCAGGCTTTTGCAAATCTACCACATTAAACGACATTGCCGACAATAATTTTGTACTTACCGCAGGACGTTATGTTGGAGCGGAAGAAATCGAAGATGACGGCATACCTTTTGCAGAAAAAATGCAAAATCTGACCGCTTGCTTGCGTAAACAATTTGCCCAAGGACAAGAGTTAGAACAACAAATCGAACAAAACTTAAAAAGTTTAGGGTTTTAA